One Arvicanthis niloticus isolate mArvNil1 chromosome X, mArvNil1.pat.X, whole genome shotgun sequence genomic window, TGAAAGACTAGACAGAGCTATAGAAATTATACACTGGACATAGATATAACAATTGTATTTTCTTAAACTAAGTTAATATCTGCTGTATTTCATGGAAGAGCCATGAAAAAAATCACGAAGCTGATTTAGAAGTATTTTGAGTGTACTTAAAATTgcaaaacattttaccacattcCTCCATGGCTATTTTTGACAGGTCAGAATGAGTGTTCTCACCTGATTTTGTAGACTGTCTTAACTGTGGCATCTCATGTCTGGGGATAGTGGAAAGAAAAGTCGTCTTTGGCAGGATATGAGTTATGGGCTCAGATTCCTGTAataccaaaatgaaaattaaaaaatttatgaGTCCTGAAAATAAAGACAGCAAATTTCTTAGACAATTTCGTGGTGCAAGCCCTGGCCTGAGTACTATGAGTTCAAAAGCAATCAGAAGAAAAGAGATATAGATTTAGGATAAAGATATTGATGCAGAAGTATACATCTGGATAGAAATATATAAGTATAGAAATTAATTATATAGATTCATAACAAAAGTTAGCACAAAGCTCCTTGATGTTGGaatacatccatccatacattcatgcatacaaTTAAATGATTCATTTGGAATATattaattaatgatttttaatttttattttatgtgtacaaatgtttttctgcatatatatgtgtatatatccctTGAACCAGAGTTAAAGATGGTCATGAGCTACACGAAATGGACTTAGCCCCTCCTCCCTCATTTATGTAGCAGATATGAAGCtcagttttcatgtgggtcccgaacaactggagcagggtctATCCCAAAGCTGTTACTTGTCCATGgggtatgttcttctagctggactgtcttgcctggcctcagtgggagaggatgttcctaacccttcagagacttgatgggccagggtgggggaataccAGGGAGTCTTCCATCTGCtcaaaaaaaagagagggaggatggggaaaggatcATGATAggaggtgaccaggagggggtcagtgagtgggatgtaaagtgaattaaataaataaaaaagaaagaaaggtggatttttaaaaagatggtcaTGAGCTTctgctatgtgggttctggaaactgaacctatgtcctctgtaagagcaccgagtgctctaaccactgggcGATCTCTCATGTCTCATAATTTATATTATCAACAAAACCCAAATTGACTGGTTTGAGACCCTTTTTTCAGACTTAGAAGAAAAGTTATCTAGTTACACAGATAGTGTAAACATATTGAAATAGATTACCTTCTCTTTTGTCTATAAACTTACCACCCTTACTGCTTATCTCTGCTGATCGCAGAAGCTAAGCATGGCCAGACCTGGTTGTTACTTGAATGGGGGAATAACCTTCTCTCTAGCATTGTACAACCTCATAGCTGTGAGCTTGTTATGGTCACATATAAAGCTGATCAGTTGGTTGAAGTGAGCACTTTAAGACTTCTATCTTCCAACATTTGTTGGTATATGACTAGAAGTGCTTTTTCTGCCAGGAAATGGTGTGGCTGTATGGTTTTAGGCCTTTAAAGTTGATCTCTACACAACTGTTCTAAGCCAAAATGTTTACACACACGAGGTTATTTTCCCCTGACAAAAAAGGTAACCAGAGTGGGCTTTACCCTTTTATGATTCTCCTTCCACTTAAAACTAACAACTAAAAAGAGAAAGCTCTTTAAAGAAAAAGCTAACCACACCACATATTTTCCTTAATAAATTTAGCCAGCATTTAGAAGCATAGAATTTCTGATGTAGCTTTTGATGTGTAAATGCAATGTGCTTTCTTGGGGTCCATTTTCTGCagattttctaaaaagaaaacaaggcatCATGCATCAGTCCATCATCCTTGATTCTCATGTCTAGCTCATCCTGTAGCAATTTAAAATCTGCATGTAGGTGTGAAACCAAACCAAATTGGTACATAGAAATGCAAATATGGACACCTAAACATACATGTTTAGGAACTGATATGAAAAGTGTGCATAATGAAAGTCTGGACTAAAAATAGATACCTTTTGCCTATGGTTTCTCTTCCCAGTTTTAATAATGCATGGTTAATTATGGTCTAAAAATGTTCAATGAGAATTTTCATAAATAGTTGATAAACTTTACATTGAATGCCATATCTAGCAGCATAGAATTCtcatccctccccatccccacctgGCTGTGAATCTTCCCTTTGTCTAATATCGATACAGTGTGTCCTGATGTCTCTTGCCTCTTACTTAGCTGTCTTAAATGTCTGAGGCCCTGTGATGGTGCCATCATAGTGCCTGTGCTCGGGGACCATTATTCAACATACTAATATGCCCAAAGTGCAAGGGTAATGATGCTGGCCATCCAGACACAAAAAAAGAGAAGCTATAAAATGCCTCCATCACATGAATAAGCAACAATCCTAAACttactaagaaaatataaaaacatcatATGCTGAGGTTGCTAAAATCTGTGGTTAAAAACAAATCTAATTTCGAAATTGGGAATAAATACTTACTTTGAgctcaaattttaaaagttaacacCCACAATGTATAAGtaatgaattaaaatgaaaagggcATTCAATAACAGGGTTCTTTACTATGTGAAGCCCAAACACCCACAGAGAATCTTATAATGTATTCTCTGTGGGTAAAGGGGCCTACTGTGTTTATAGTTTGACTCTCATTTATGAAAATCATATGCATGTACTTGAAGACTATAGTTGCTCAGTTTTTACCCTACTGGTTATGTCTGTTGTTGTTGCATTGTTGTTTGTACTAATAGGACTATTGTTGTCTTATCTACTCTGCAATCAATTTCATGGAATACTGCTTTAGAATATTTATGGCAAGGCTTGACTGATAGACTCTCCTCATTTACAATAGCTTTCATAGACCCTGTAAGAGTATCAAGGCAGACATATTTGTGTGAATGCAAAACAAAGACTCTTGAATTGTCCTTCATTAATGCTCCCAGTAAGAGCCAGTGACTGCATGTCTGTCATAATTCCTAGTGCAAGTTTAATCATTGGCTCCACTAACCTTTGGTAGAATTTCCAGCTTTGGTTTGTAATTTACCTCATATCTAGGTTCCTTGCTCTCAACCCTAACTTCAGACTTGGTCCTGGATTTTTTAGGAAAGTGGGATCCAAAGCTCCTTTGCCGTTGTTTTACCATGGTGATCCAAGCTGGCTCCATAGAGGAATCTGCCTTCCAActagaggtcttttctgagaaagaaataagaagtaTTAGAACCAATGCCAGGCAGAAAGGAACACCAGTCTGGTTGAGGTTACCCACAATAGTCTTGCAAATGGGATCCTTTTGTTGGTTACCAAGCAAAAATAAGTAGATGCCAATTAGAGAAGGGCCATTCTCTTTTGTACCCTTCCTACAAACTGAGAAGGCAGGGATTGAGTAGTTAGAATAGCTGTGCATTAAAATGGGCATACTATCACTTACTGGACCCTTTATTTCCTTTAGCCATCCCTCTTACCATCACCAAATCAGGGGAAAACAATGCTTGACAGATAGGCTGAGAAAATTCTCAAGCTATCAGAGTCTCGAACCATTTATACAACCCCTCCAACTCTAAGAAAAAtcttacagatttttttctacttcttcatCCCTTGTGCAAATATTGTGGTGAAATGGGTGTGattagaggcagagacaagactCTCCAAGGATGATTCTGAGGGCACAATGTTTTAAGGAGTAGCACTTACAAGGTCCCCTTGATCTGAATTAAATTAAGATGATTTCAGGGTAAGAGTGCAAACATATTCCTCTTAATGAACTCAGTTTGGGGGTTGTATTTGGCAGATTAAAGTGACATGGTGTgtgcaaagttaaaaaaaaccgCAGAATTCTGCCCAAAGTATGCTATGTATGAGGtagatggagaaggaagaagtggTGCCATGAGTCTATTAGTGAAAAGGGAATGGCTCTCTAGACTGCTGCCTCCCTAGGAAAAGAAAGACTCCAAAAGAGTTACTTCTAAATGTATTCATGAATTGGATGAAATGAATTGGACACTATCCCATCTCTAAATCCACAACTAACCCTGCCAAAGCCACGGTACAGTTGGAAGCCTAGAAGCTAGCGAATTCATGGTCCATTCATACAAGGTTTTGCCTTACAGGTCGATCCTCTACCTAGAGAGACAAAACTCTCACCTGGAGGCCTGTAAACTGCTAACTTCTTCAAAGTGCCTTCATATCTGGGCCTGTTCTCTTGCTTCTCCTCAAAGGTAAATACTGGGCTGGACTTCTTTGGGCCTCTGTCTGAGCCCTGGAGAGCTCCTTTGTTTGCCTGTTCTTTGCTTGCTGCTGCCGAACCTGGGACAGACGGCTTGCAAGTATCTGGATTCTCCTTTCCAATCTTTGAGATTCTTCGCAGCCGCACTCCAAAAACATTTTCGACATCAGCCTTGCTGGTGGATGGGGATGAAGAACTTCCACTTACATCAGAAAACTGAGGAACGTTGTCCTTAAAATAAGTGTCTGTGGGAACAAATGATTTCTGGGCAGGAGCAGAAGCGAACGTGGCAGGTTTGGTAACAGAAGTTGGGGTGTTTTTAGTGAAGTCCTCATAGCCTTGTCCGTATTTCACATTTTTTGTTGAAGCTGGGCCTTTCAGCATGGGCCAGCAGCCAGTATTATTCTCAGGCATGGCTCCTTCAGCAGAAGCATTGGCAGAGTCTACATAAACTTGCTGCTGATAGTCAGTAATCAAGAAAGACTGAGTAGGCTGACCAGGAGGCTGACGGCCCTCAAGAATTCTCCACTCCACAGGCACATTTGCCGAGTCCGCTGGTAAAATCGATGGCTGCAACTCCGCTACATTGAAGGTTTGAGAAGGCTGTGTGGAAGGTCCTTCAGACTTCTTCCACTCATCTGGAAAACTGACAGAAACTGAGGCTTTCTGCTTGTATTCAAGCTTCCCCAGGGACTGAGAGATATCCCCGGCAGACGTGCTCCACTTCACAGGGTCACCCTCAGAAAATGACAAAACTTCTTGAGGCTCTTCAGGCCTTCTGGATGACTGAAAAGGCTGCTTCATGGGCAGATTCTTCAATGTGATATCCTTGGATTCATCATCCCAGTTATATAAGGAAAGGTGCTCATCCATTTTAGGCCTCAGCAGGGATCTGGAAGGACGGCTTCGGCCCTGAGGAGTAGGCTTTGCATACATGTTTCTTTCACTAGCGGCACTATCTGAAAATACTTTCTGGGCCATGAATTTCACAAAGGACTGGGAAGGTGCCCTGACATTCTGTGGTTTCTTGGAGCTGTATTGAGTGGTAGCACTCTGTAGACTTGAGGCTATTTCCTGAACTTTAGATCTTAATGAGAATGAGGTGGGACGTTTGGGAGGCAGTGGGCGCCAAGGAATGCCTCCCTCCGTAGAGGTACTCTCAAAGCTTGAGGGTGTTTTCTCAACTTTATGTTTGATAATggtttgggaaggatgtcctgaaAGCCAGGCCTCCCTCAAAACATCCCCTTCCTTGGAAACATCTTCTAGACTTGACGCTTGCTGCTCAAATTCAGGGCCCAACCAGAGCTGAGAAGCATACTTGGGAGGCATTGGCTCCATAGGAATGCTCCGCTCTCCAGAAGTTCTCAGAGAATCTGAGGAaacttctttcttgatttctgagGTCATTGGCGGCTGAGAATGATGCCTTCTAGGCCTCCTCAATGTAGCAACTCCTTTCTCTGCTACATAGTGCTCTGGATCTGCTCTTGGCTGGAAGGGGAATTTGGAAGGCAGTCGCTCCAGAGAGCTGCTCTGTGACACAGAAACATTCACTAACTCAGTCGAGGTTGGTTTCTTGACCATGGAGGGCTGAGAAGATATTTTGGGAGCTGGTAGATCGGTAGGAATGTTCcatgaagcagcagcagcatgatCTGGGGATACAGAGACTTGTTCAAATCGTGTGCTCTGCCATGACTGCAAAGAGTACCTAGAAGGCTTTGGCTCTACAGGGATCATCTGTTGTACAGATGGGCTCATGGGTCTTCTAGAGACTGGTTGTTTGACTACTGATGCCATCAAGGGCTGAGAAGGCATTTTGGGAGCTGGTGAATGAATAGGAATGTCCCATGCAGCAGGAACACTGCCTGGAGGAACAGATATTTGCTCAAAGGTAGGTGTCAGCCATGGCTTAGGAGAATATCTGGGAGGAACTGGCTTCGTAGACATGCTCCCTTGGGCCTCAGAGTTATCTGGACCTACAGGGACTTGCTTAAATTTAGGGTTTTCTTGTGTTTCGAAGACATGTTTAGCAGATATTGGCTCCATGGGGCTGCTCCATTGGGTGGAAGTTTTCACTGGATCGTGGGTCATCAGTGGCTGGATTTTGGGCATCCCTGAAGGCTGAGGAGGCAGTAGCTCCACTAAACTGGCACCTTCTACAGAGGTGCTTTCTGTGACTGGTTGGCTTTGATGACTTGGCAAGGGATGAGCAGAATATTTGGAGTGCAGTTGGCCCATGGAAATCATTTTAACAGCagcagtcttggattctaaaggCACTTCTTGATACAGCGGTAGCATAGGCTGGGAAAGATTCAGATTCATATTCTCCATAGAAGTGCTCCCTTCAAACGCTGTGCTCTCTGGAGTGGAAGAAAATGATTGCTTTCCTTGAGGCTTCTTCCACGGCTGGAACTGTGTTGGAAGCTTTGGATCCGTAGAAATACCTCTTACAAAAGCAGATACCTGTTGCTGGATGAAGGGTTTCAATAGTCGCTGAGAAGGACGCTGAGGAGATGGGGACTCCAGGGGAGCACTCCCCTCTAGTGCAGCACTTTCTGCACCCGATGATATTTCTTTCTTGATGCTTAGTCTCACTGAAGGCCTGGAAGGATATCCGGAAGGCTGTGCAGCAATACTCTCTTCAGAAACAGTAAGTTCTGGACCTGCAGAAACGTCTTGCTCAAGTCTTGGCCTGGTTGGGTGCTGAGAATGGTGTCTGAGAAGCACCGGCTCCATAGAAGCCCCCTCTTCCATGTTTACAATGTCTGCACTGGAAGGGGCATTTTGCTCAGCATGGTACCCCTTCAAAGCCTTTCTAAGGGACACTGGCTGCATAAAAATGTCCCAGTCAGCAGCAACGCCTTCTGGCTCTGCAAACACTTGATGTTCAGGCGGAGGGCTCGCACACAACTCAGCAGTGTGCCTGGGAGGCAGTGGCTCTACAGATTTGTTTGGTCCTATAGAAATGTTCACCATGATGGGAGGTTGTTGCTGAGTAGTTGAACTTACAATAGGTGGAGAAGTATGTATGGGACGCACTGGCTTGGCAGGAACAGTCCACTGTTTTAGAGAACTCTTTGAAACTGGAGACaactcttgctgctcttcctCTGAGCTGCTCAGATCCTCAGAACTGTGGTACTTCTCAACATAACTACTTGATTCTGTGGAGACTTCCTTTTCCTCCAACTCCGGCAAGGCCTGGGAATGGCGCCTGGgagctggctgctcttcagagacaGAACCTATGGCGAAAATTCTTGATTCTGAGCATTCTTCAAATTCTTCCAAGGACTGGGAAGAGTATGCAGACATCATTTCCTCACAACTTTTCACGTCTTCTGAAGAGCTCTCTAGTTCTGAGGCTTCTCTAGCTTTGGGTTTTCCTAATGACTGGGAAGGATTTCTGAGAGGCTGACGCTGCTCCATCTTGCTCAGATCTACATCTACATTTTCTGACTTGAGGAAgacatcatcatcttcatcttcttcatcttcttcatcttcttcatcttcttcatcttctttatcatcagcatcatcagcatcagcaccagcaccagcatcaGCATCATGTTTAGGCTTCCGCGTAGGCTGTAAAGAATGTGTAGGACCCAGTTGCATTTCAGAACTACTCTCATACTCTGAGGAACTCTTTGAA contains:
- the Kiaa1210 gene encoding acrosomal protein KIAA1210 homolog, with amino-acid sequence MAETLSEVSSSMEGLEVTKEGKKKSKFKAFKSFFGKKKKKEPEEVLEGTSLKPRFSSSSVSVSSLQPVPEVQAESKPKSGMGAKSISHDSVFCSDLEPEKTEGKLHSSPESQRSRSLKIQSLRSRRLSISPFIIRSDKFSQDLEKCSDDCRTPKSSRRRSSHCSSTPRKSISEVSSDAEVSQSSESSTQNPSGFSTPATSQGCLDSSAAKHKIALNPRKQKKKKLSSTSMTVKQEEQVYSVTSKEKTTTKTKQAEQKERLDSTELSSQEQSYKSETQDKTVDETLSTEAASSYYSVLGFNPRRRRRRAKNEWSIIERGLLKSTQGYGLSTKVESSANEQIPGEEHSFLKLFLEEKSTGQPTSTEAEITSLQEMPSDKGDVEGELADIDAEVQRAPAPQCTSTDVAKSVSPLPCHEHGPPEGKKKKNKAAVLQWIRKSISQEEAQVHMHPSQEEEEEASSPGLQMFQPQMELSLESTTYHKEKHPKSGVRALSTSVSSATAEDDASVKMMPVSRRRWPNAGEISSDSKSSSEYESSSEMQLGPTHSLQPTRKPKHDADAGAGADADDADDKEDEEDEEDEEDEEDEDDDVFLKSENVDVDLSKMEQRQPLRNPSQSLGKPKAREASELESSSEDVKSCEEMMSAYSSQSLEEFEECSESRIFAIGSVSEEQPAPRRHSQALPELEEKEVSTESSSYVEKYHSSEDLSSSEEEQQELSPVSKSSLKQWTVPAKPVRPIHTSPPIVSSTTQQQPPIMVNISIGPNKSVEPLPPRHTAELCASPPPEHQVFAEPEGVAADWDIFMQPHPTRPRLEQDVSAGPELTVSEESIAAQPSGYPSRPSVRLSIKKEISSGAESAALEGSAPLESPSPQRPSQRLLKPFIQQQVSAFVRGISTDPKLPTQFQPWKKPQGKQSFSSTPESTAFEGSTSMENMNLNLSQPMLPLYQEVPLESKTAAVKMISMGQLHSKYSAHPLPSHQSQPVTESTSVEGASLVELLPPQPSGMPKIQPLMTQGSVPAAWDIPIHSPAPKMPSQPLMASMIPVEPKPSRYSLQSWQSTRFEQVSVSPDHAAAASWNIPTDLPAPKISSQPSMVKKPTSTELVNVSVSQSSSLERLPSKFPFQPRADPEHYVAEKGVATLRRPRRHHSQPPMTSEIKKEVSSDSLRTSGERSIPMEPMPPKYASQLWLGPEFEQQASSLEDVSKEGDVLREAWLSGHPSQTIIKHKVEKTPSSFESTSTEGGIPWRPLPPKRPTSFSLRSKVQEIASSLQSATTQYSSKKPQNVRAPSQSFVKFMAQKVFSDSAASERNMYAKPTPQGRSRPSRSLLRPKMDEHLSLYNWDDESKDITLKNLPMKQPFQSSRRPEEPQEVLSFSEGDPVKWSTSAGDISQSLGKLEYKQKASVSVSFPDEWKKSEGPSTQPSQTFNVAELQPSILPADSANVPVEWRILEGRQPPGQPTQSFLITDYQQQVYVDSANASAEGAMPENNTGCWPMLKGPASTKNVKYGQGYEDFTKNTPTSVTKPATFASAPAQKSFVPTDTYFKDNVPQFSDVSGSSSSPSTSKADVENVFGVRLRRISKIGKENPDTCKPSVPGSAAASKEQANKGALQGSDRGPKKSSPVFTFEEKQENRPRYEGTLKKLAVYRPPGEKKTSSWKADSSMEPAWITMVKQRQRSFGSHFPKKSRTKSEVRVESKEPRYEESEPITHILPKTTFLSTIPRHEMPQLRQSTKSVTFDYQKMLHPYTREREARRSLSLPSKLPQPEEPEWFSVAKKKAQAWSQMTDIMQ